From one Rhodoferax sp. PAMC 29310 genomic stretch:
- a CDS encoding DUF3455 domain-containing protein, whose protein sequence is MKVRTPLSLLAVAVLSACAASGPGKMAPYSQAALPAAMQVPAGHRVGLETSAAGDITYQCRAKKDMAGQFEWVFAGPDAGLKDRSGKRVGKYYGPPATWESNDGSKITGTQLAVASNGTDNIPMQLVKANPAMGQGMMQGVSYIQRVNTQGGIAPKAACFSENVGQSLIVSYTADYIFWRAN, encoded by the coding sequence ATGAAAGTTCGTACCCCACTGTCACTGCTGGCCGTTGCTGTTTTGAGCGCTTGCGCGGCGTCTGGTCCTGGCAAGATGGCCCCGTATTCCCAAGCGGCCTTGCCTGCCGCCATGCAGGTGCCCGCCGGTCACCGCGTGGGCCTTGAGACCAGCGCCGCCGGTGACATCACCTACCAATGTCGCGCCAAAAAAGACATGGCCGGCCAGTTTGAGTGGGTATTTGCCGGACCCGACGCGGGCCTGAAAGACCGCAGCGGCAAACGCGTGGGCAAGTACTACGGTCCGCCCGCCACTTGGGAAAGCAATGACGGCTCCAAAATCACCGGCACCCAGCTTGCTGTGGCGTCCAATGGCACAGACAACATCCCCATGCAGTTGGTCAAGGCCAACCCCGCCATGGGCCAGGGCATGATGCAAGGTGTGAGCTACATCCAGCGGGTCAACACGCAGGGCGGCATTGCCCCCAAGGCAGCCTGCTTCAGTGAGAACGTGGGTCAAAGCCTGATCGTGAGCTACACCGCCGACTACATTTTCTGGCGCGCCAATTGA
- a CDS encoding cytochrome c family protein, which translates to MTARGNAVVRHATSAVAVATFALGLALSGMVRAHAQTGSVPQGKQLFESRCIGCHSLDANRVGPALGTVVGRIAGKANGFEYSAALGLATHVWDAPRLKAWLTNPEALVPGQAMGYRVDSAFDRDDLVAYLASLHPITAQNASKALSRH; encoded by the coding sequence ATGACGGCGCGTGGAAACGCCGTCGTGCGCCATGCCACCTCGGCGGTGGCCGTTGCCACATTTGCCTTGGGGCTGGCATTGAGCGGTATGGTGAGAGCCCATGCGCAGACGGGGTCTGTGCCCCAGGGGAAGCAGTTGTTTGAGTCTCGTTGCATTGGTTGCCACAGTCTGGACGCCAACCGCGTGGGCCCCGCGTTGGGCACTGTGGTTGGCCGAATCGCAGGCAAGGCCAACGGGTTTGAGTATTCGGCCGCGTTGGGTTTGGCCACCCATGTCTGGGATGCACCGCGACTCAAAGCCTGGCTGACGAACCCTGAGGCGCTCGTTCCCGGTCAGGCCATGGGCTACCGGGTGGACTCCGCCTTTGATCGTGACGACCTCGTGGCCTATCTGGCCTCACTCCACCCAATAACCGCCCAAAACGCAAGCAAAGCCTTGTCCCGTCATTAA
- a CDS encoding ferritin-like domain-containing protein, translating into MTPIVQTLPSAPLASSRRAFMGRTGTLSAVAVALLAGQDAMAQGMAGDMSQDVKILNVALGLEHEAINAYQLGAGSGLLQKPVLDIAVQFQGHHKSHRDALMATIQKMGGKPVMEMKLEEYAKALKADTLRNQADVLDLAARLELGAINAYLGVIPAFGSKDLAKIAGRLAADETMHFTILTNALGRPLPTGALSFGA; encoded by the coding sequence ATGACCCCCATCGTTCAAACGCTCCCATCCGCCCCATTGGCTTCGTCACGCCGGGCTTTCATGGGCCGCACCGGCACCTTGTCGGCCGTGGCCGTTGCCCTGCTTGCCGGGCAAGATGCCATGGCCCAAGGCATGGCCGGCGACATGTCGCAAGACGTCAAAATCTTGAATGTGGCGCTGGGGCTGGAGCACGAAGCCATTAATGCCTACCAACTGGGTGCCGGAAGCGGCCTGCTGCAAAAACCGGTGCTGGACATTGCCGTTCAGTTTCAAGGCCACCACAAAAGTCACCGCGACGCGCTGATGGCGACCATCCAGAAAATGGGTGGCAAACCCGTGATGGAAATGAAACTGGAAGAGTACGCCAAGGCCTTGAAGGCTGACACCCTGCGCAACCAGGCTGATGTGTTGGATTTGGCCGCCCGCCTCGAGCTGGGTGCCATCAACGCGTACCTGGGCGTGATTCCTGCATTTGGCAGCAAAGACCTGGCCAAGATTGCGGGGCGCCTGGCCGCTGACGAGACCATGCACTTCACCATCCTGACCAATGCCTTGGGTCGCCCACTGCCAACGGGCGCTTTGAGCTTCGGCGCCTGA
- a CDS encoding RNA polymerase sigma factor, producing MTLESNDAEMIQLLDRIAVQDAAALKALYDLCSSKLFGLAVRVVSNREWAEDVLQESFLSIWRSASDYRASLSPPMAWMGLIVRSRGLDFLRRRASQRSHLTQEIDEVMADTLALDAPTPMDTAQASEQAWALHQCLVKLENRQREVVSLAYVRDLSHSELAQQLKLPLGTVKTWIRRGLEQLRVCMARFA from the coding sequence ATGACCCTCGAATCCAATGACGCCGAAATGATCCAGCTGCTCGATCGCATTGCCGTGCAAGACGCGGCCGCCCTCAAAGCTTTGTATGACCTGTGCTCTTCAAAATTGTTTGGTTTGGCGGTGCGCGTGGTCAGCAACCGCGAATGGGCGGAAGACGTACTGCAGGAGTCCTTCCTGAGCATCTGGCGCAGCGCCAGCGATTACCGCGCCTCCCTCAGCCCGCCCATGGCCTGGATGGGCTTGATCGTGCGCAGCCGGGGGCTGGACTTTTTGCGCCGGCGCGCCTCCCAGCGCAGCCACCTCACGCAAGAAATTGACGAGGTCATGGCCGACACCCTGGCCCTGGACGCGCCCACTCCCATGGACACGGCCCAAGCCAGCGAACAAGCCTGGGCTCTGCACCAGTGCCTCGTCAAGCTGGAAAACCGCCAGCGTGAGGTCGTCAGCCTGGCCTATGTGCGCGACCTCAGCCACAGCGAACTCGCCCAGCAGCTCAAGCTGCCTCTGGGCACGGTCAAGACCTGGATTCGGCGCGGGCTGGAGCAGCTGCGTGTCTGCATGGCCCGTTTTGCGTAA
- a CDS encoding anti-sigma factor domain-containing protein — translation MNLTKNTELLDHLASSYALGTLRGGARRRFETLAREQAPIRAAALIWQTRLASMNELQPHSVPDAAVWTRIDNLVQGEQQAKTMQAARDSARQDTQPGLTGWLRSLLLWRGAAAAGALATAFVVVTGLNLRDQMGGEIQQLQAQLLATPQIDYVAVLADDKSAASMLVTFDPKNNKLTLQRVGNFKEADDRSLQLWALPPSGGPKSLGVLGRDKLLRLTAGEADVREVPALAISLEPKGGVPSLGGPTGPVLFSGALIQKML, via the coding sequence ATGAATTTAACCAAAAACACTGAACTGCTGGACCACCTGGCCAGCAGCTACGCCCTGGGCACGTTGCGAGGTGGCGCTCGCCGGCGGTTTGAAACCCTGGCTCGCGAACAAGCCCCCATTCGCGCGGCGGCATTGATCTGGCAAACCCGTTTGGCCAGCATGAACGAGCTGCAGCCGCATAGCGTGCCTGACGCAGCGGTGTGGACCCGCATTGACAATCTGGTGCAGGGCGAGCAACAAGCCAAGACCATGCAAGCCGCGCGTGATTCGGCTCGCCAAGACACCCAACCCGGCCTCACGGGCTGGCTTCGCAGCCTGCTGCTGTGGCGCGGCGCGGCGGCGGCGGGCGCCTTGGCGACTGCCTTTGTCGTCGTCACCGGACTCAACCTGCGCGATCAAATGGGCGGCGAAATTCAGCAACTGCAAGCGCAACTGCTGGCCACTCCGCAAATTGATTACGTGGCCGTGTTGGCTGACGACAAGTCAGCAGCCTCCATGCTGGTCACGTTCGACCCCAAGAACAACAAGCTCACCCTGCAGCGGGTGGGCAACTTCAAGGAAGCCGACGACCGCTCCCTGCAGCTATGGGCCCTGCCGCCCAGTGGCGGACCCAAGTCGTTGGGCGTCCTCGGGCGGGACAAGCTCTTGCGCCTGACCGCCGGCGAGGCTGACGTGCGCGAAGTGCCTGCACTGGCCATCAGCCTGGAGCCCAAAGGCGGCGTGCCCAGTTTGGGCGGCCCCACCGGCCCCGTGTTGTTCTCGGGCGCTTTGATCCAGAAAATGTTGTAA
- a CDS encoding TetR/AcrR family transcriptional regulator, whose translation MPWEKSFDEDEIVGKAMNVFWEKGFEPASMADLIASTGITRGSLYNAFGGKEQLFVKALKKYDKDNRRALLAELEAIDDPVRAIAVLFDGLVNDTVADPEKKGCFLINTSSDLATHGEEVNNLVRTGMREFQAFFRRSIEVGQARQQIPATLDPEATAKGLMAMVVAIRVLGRGIFDEASLKTIAQQAQRLLH comes from the coding sequence ATGCCCTGGGAAAAGTCATTTGATGAAGACGAAATTGTTGGCAAAGCCATGAATGTGTTTTGGGAGAAGGGCTTTGAGCCCGCTTCCATGGCCGACCTCATTGCCAGCACCGGCATCACCCGTGGCAGCCTTTACAACGCGTTTGGCGGCAAGGAGCAACTGTTCGTCAAAGCGCTGAAAAAGTACGACAAAGACAACCGGCGCGCGCTCTTGGCTGAACTCGAAGCCATTGATGACCCGGTGCGAGCCATCGCGGTTTTGTTTGACGGCCTCGTCAATGACACCGTGGCCGACCCCGAGAAAAAAGGCTGTTTTTTAATTAACACCTCGTCCGACCTGGCCACCCATGGCGAAGAGGTGAACAATTTGGTGCGCACCGGTATGCGCGAGTTTCAGGCCTTCTTTCGACGGAGCATCGAAGTAGGCCAAGCCCGCCAACAAATTCCTGCCACGCTTGACCCTGAGGCTACGGCCAAAGGGCTGATGGCCATGGTCGTCGCCATTCGGGTGCTGGGGCGCGGCATCTTCGACGAAGCCTCACTCAAGACCATCGCCCAACAAGCCCAGCGCTTGTTGCACTAA
- a CDS encoding DsbA family oxidoreductase, producing MTTPPQKLQIDIVSDVVCPWCIIGYKQLTQALEATGTPHEIRWHPFELNPDMPPEGQNLQEHIAEKYGSTKAESNDSRVRMTQIGAELGFDFQFADDMRMHNTFNVHQLLHWAEQQGRKNDLKQALFVAHFTHRRNLSDDTVLADIAAEIGLDRTEALAVLTGQRYAAEVREAENHWINQGIRGVPAVVFNGRHLVSGAQGVENFTRILGQLAKAKD from the coding sequence ATGACGACTCCCCCCCAAAAACTTCAAATCGACATCGTGTCCGATGTGGTGTGCCCCTGGTGCATCATTGGCTATAAACAACTGACCCAGGCCCTGGAGGCCACAGGCACGCCGCATGAGATTCGGTGGCACCCGTTCGAACTCAACCCCGACATGCCCCCCGAAGGCCAAAACCTTCAAGAGCATATTGCTGAGAAGTACGGATCCACCAAGGCGGAGTCCAACGACAGCCGCGTTCGGATGACGCAAATCGGCGCCGAACTGGGCTTTGACTTCCAGTTCGCAGACGACATGCGCATGCACAACACTTTTAACGTGCACCAGTTGCTGCACTGGGCTGAGCAACAAGGGCGCAAGAACGACCTGAAACAAGCGCTGTTTGTGGCGCACTTCACCCATCGCCGCAACCTGTCGGACGACACCGTGTTGGCAGACATTGCCGCCGAAATAGGGCTGGACCGGACGGAGGCGCTCGCGGTTCTGACCGGCCAGCGTTATGCCGCTGAGGTGCGCGAGGCTGAAAATCATTGGATCAACCAAGGCATTCGGGGTGTGCCCGCAGTCGTTTTCAATGGCCGCCATTTGGTCAGCGGCGCCCAAGGTGTGGAGAATTTCACCCGTATCCTGGGGCAACTGGCGAAAGCCAAGGATTGA
- the yghU gene encoding glutathione-dependent disulfide-bond oxidoreductase — MSDTSKYVPPAVWTWDAENGGEWAKINRPIAGPTHEATLPRGKHPLQLYSLGTPNGQKVTILLEELLALGVSGAEYDAHLIRINTGDQFTSGFVAVNPNSKIPALMDADTGSRVFESGAILLYLAEKFGRFLPKDPAARTEVVNWLFWLQGSAPYLGGGFGHFYAYAPEKFEYPIDRFTMEVKRQMDVLDRELSEHRYLGGDEYSIADIATWPWYGNLVLGEAYGAGEFLQVESYKNLRRWAEEILERPAVQRGRIVNRTWGPLEAQLHERHDASDFDLKTQDKLATDSAV, encoded by the coding sequence ATGTCTGACACATCCAAATACGTTCCCCCTGCCGTCTGGACCTGGGACGCCGAAAACGGTGGCGAATGGGCCAAGATCAACCGCCCTATCGCCGGTCCCACGCACGAAGCCACCCTGCCGCGCGGCAAACACCCTTTGCAGTTGTATTCGCTGGGCACCCCCAATGGCCAAAAGGTCACCATCTTGCTCGAAGAGTTACTGGCACTGGGCGTGAGCGGCGCGGAGTACGACGCCCACCTGATCCGCATCAACACGGGCGATCAATTCACATCAGGTTTCGTCGCTGTGAACCCAAATTCCAAAATTCCCGCGCTTATGGACGCCGATACGGGTAGCCGGGTGTTTGAGAGCGGTGCCATTCTTCTGTATTTGGCCGAAAAGTTCGGGCGCTTCCTGCCCAAGGATCCTGCCGCCCGCACCGAAGTCGTGAACTGGCTCTTCTGGCTGCAGGGCTCGGCCCCTTATCTGGGCGGCGGCTTTGGGCATTTTTACGCCTACGCCCCAGAGAAATTCGAGTACCCGATCGACCGATTCACCATGGAGGTGAAACGCCAGATGGACGTGCTGGACCGGGAACTGTCCGAGCACCGCTATCTGGGCGGAGACGAGTACAGCATTGCCGACATCGCCACCTGGCCCTGGTACGGTAATCTGGTGTTGGGCGAGGCCTATGGTGCGGGCGAGTTTCTGCAGGTCGAAAGCTACAAGAATCTGCGCCGCTGGGCCGAAGAAATTCTTGAGCGCCCCGCCGTACAGCGCGGGCGTATTGTGAACCGCACTTGGGGACCGCTTGAAGCACAGTTACACGAACGCCATGACGCGTCGGACTTCGACCTGAAGACCCAGGACAAACTGGCAACGGACAGCGCCGTTTGA
- a CDS encoding thioredoxin family protein, translated as MLLDTPICDFGWKAPDFTLKDPDGRSFTLSENLGEKGLLIMFICNHCPYVQAVASRLASDTQTLMAEGIRVAAVMSNDYHRVPADSPSNMKRFVAQHGFEFPYLVDEDQAIGKAFGAVCTPEFFGLNSDGELQYRGRLDDVRMGSTSQREPELLNAMRQIALTGKGPERQTASMGCSIKWR; from the coding sequence ATGCTGCTGGACACCCCCATCTGTGACTTTGGTTGGAAAGCCCCTGACTTCACTTTGAAAGACCCGGACGGCCGTTCGTTCACCCTGTCTGAGAACTTGGGGGAAAAGGGCTTGCTGATCATGTTCATCTGCAACCATTGCCCGTATGTGCAGGCTGTGGCTTCTCGATTGGCCTCGGACACCCAAACCTTGATGGCCGAGGGCATTCGGGTGGCAGCGGTGATGTCCAACGATTACCACCGCGTTCCCGCCGACTCACCTTCCAACATGAAACGCTTTGTCGCTCAGCACGGGTTCGAGTTTCCCTATCTGGTGGACGAAGATCAGGCGATTGGAAAAGCCTTTGGCGCAGTCTGCACGCCCGAGTTCTTTGGGCTCAATAGTGACGGCGAGTTGCAGTACCGCGGCCGACTGGATGACGTTCGAATGGGAAGTACTTCCCAGCGCGAGCCCGAATTGCTCAACGCCATGCGCCAGATTGCGCTCACCGGTAAAGGGCCGGAACGCCAAACAGCGAGCATGGGTTGCTCCATCAAATGGCGCTGA
- a CDS encoding OsmC family protein has protein sequence MTTKTASLVQQRQAPLCEQYAKSPSDARIFDGAHTLNACSDDPFHGWVVPNHGSGESMLFGIHSAVGGDHDFPNPGDLLSAGLAACLDATLRMVASHMAIPLKSVQVAVAAECDVRGCLMVDPGVAVGFQRLRCSVNLVPEGDIDARKLNNLLAAAESCCVVMQTLRGGVSVVTELETLEAEQAHTGAAEIQV, from the coding sequence ATGACCACGAAAACAGCAAGTCTTGTTCAGCAGCGTCAAGCCCCACTTTGTGAGCAATATGCCAAGTCACCTTCCGACGCCAGGATATTCGACGGTGCACACACCCTCAACGCCTGCTCGGACGATCCGTTTCACGGTTGGGTGGTGCCCAACCATGGCTCGGGAGAGTCAATGCTATTCGGCATTCATTCTGCTGTTGGGGGCGACCATGACTTTCCCAACCCCGGCGATCTGCTTAGCGCCGGGCTGGCCGCTTGCCTGGATGCGACCCTACGCATGGTCGCCAGCCACATGGCCATTCCGCTGAAATCGGTCCAGGTCGCAGTGGCTGCCGAGTGCGACGTGCGGGGTTGCCTCATGGTTGATCCTGGCGTTGCCGTGGGGTTCCAACGCCTTCGTTGCAGTGTGAATCTGGTTCCTGAAGGCGACATCGATGCCAGGAAATTAAACAACCTTCTTGCAGCTGCAGAAAGCTGTTGCGTCGTGATGCAGACCTTGCGTGGCGGCGTCTCGGTGGTGACCGAGTTGGAAACCCTTGAAGCCGAGCAAGCTCACACTGGCGCCGCGGAGATCCAGGTTTAG
- a CDS encoding alpha/beta fold hydrolase: MNQNIRFCTSRDGTQIAFATVGTGPPLVRVNNWFTHLELDWDSSVWQHWSQALAEKRMLVRYDPRGSGLSDRNASDFSLDAMVSDLEAVVDALNLPRFSLLGLCQGGLVAVAYAARHPHRVSRLAIYDSYLHGAFVGDANDHLVQQARTFSTLIEMGWGRKVGAFREMFASLLMPDTSDPRQLKSIDDMQRLSASPEAACQLWNAFHAFDVRSEAPRVQTSALVFHVRGDAMVPFEAGRQLAAAIPNASFLPLEGKNHILRVNEPAWPVFIAALNEFLEGAEPHDAVASVPLSELTARERQVLDSMARGLANPEIAVLLGIVEKTLRNHVTRVFAKLGVSHRSQAIVIARKAGLGRD, from the coding sequence ATGAATCAGAATATTCGTTTTTGCACCTCCCGCGACGGCACGCAGATTGCGTTCGCGACCGTGGGCACAGGCCCTCCGTTGGTCCGCGTCAACAACTGGTTCACGCATTTGGAACTCGACTGGGACAGCTCGGTTTGGCAACATTGGTCTCAGGCATTGGCCGAGAAGCGAATGCTGGTTCGCTATGACCCAAGAGGCTCGGGTCTCTCTGACCGCAATGCAAGTGATTTCTCACTTGACGCCATGGTGTCTGACCTTGAAGCCGTGGTTGACGCGCTCAACCTTCCACGATTCTCCCTGCTGGGGCTCTGCCAGGGTGGTCTGGTTGCTGTCGCGTATGCGGCGCGCCACCCTCACCGGGTCAGTCGGCTGGCGATTTATGACAGCTATCTGCATGGGGCGTTTGTGGGGGATGCGAATGATCATTTGGTACAGCAAGCCCGGACCTTTTCGACGCTGATCGAGATGGGGTGGGGCCGCAAAGTTGGAGCGTTTCGGGAGATGTTTGCCAGTCTGCTGATGCCGGATACCAGCGACCCTCGCCAGCTCAAGTCAATCGACGATATGCAGCGTTTGAGTGCTTCCCCCGAGGCGGCGTGCCAATTGTGGAACGCATTTCACGCCTTTGATGTTCGTTCTGAAGCACCCAGGGTTCAAACATCCGCGCTCGTCTTTCATGTCAGAGGGGATGCGATGGTTCCATTTGAAGCAGGTCGACAACTGGCGGCGGCAATACCCAACGCCAGCTTTCTGCCGTTGGAGGGCAAGAACCACATTCTTCGTGTCAATGAGCCGGCATGGCCCGTGTTCATTGCCGCACTCAATGAGTTTCTGGAGGGCGCTGAGCCCCACGATGCCGTGGCTTCGGTACCGCTCAGCGAATTGACGGCGCGTGAGAGACAGGTTCTTGACAGCATGGCACGTGGCCTGGCAAACCCCGAGATCGCCGTTTTGCTGGGCATTGTCGAAAAAACCCTGCGCAATCACGTGACCCGAGTGTTTGCCAAACTTGGCGTATCCCATCGCTCGCAGGCCATCGTGATCGCGCGAAAGGCCGGGCTCGGTCGGGATTGA
- a CDS encoding plastocyanin/azurin family copper-binding protein, whose amino-acid sequence MIQSTFKSRRWRQAMGLGLALAGSALHAATLQVTVLDRDGKPAYDTVVIVVPAAGGVAKNPPPMMATVNQEKMQFVPAVTVVSPGAKVRFSNSDSWDHHVRLSEPVMTAGVAAGGAAEAFSLRLAGKTEGKPATWAEVTLDKPGEYGAALLSCLIHGSMSGHIYVADSPWTVKTDADGIATFNDLPDGAATVKVWHGSQLLSKPLLPVTLSATPARASVQLDVLMRRRRI is encoded by the coding sequence ATGATCCAATCCACCTTCAAATCACGCCGCTGGCGCCAGGCGATGGGCTTGGGGCTGGCGCTGGCCGGCAGCGCGCTTCACGCCGCGACGCTCCAAGTCACGGTGCTGGACAGGGACGGCAAGCCCGCCTATGACACGGTCGTGATCGTGGTACCTGCTGCAGGCGGTGTGGCCAAAAACCCGCCACCGATGATGGCCACGGTGAATCAGGAAAAGATGCAGTTTGTACCCGCCGTCACCGTGGTCTCGCCGGGCGCCAAAGTGCGGTTCTCCAATAGCGACAGCTGGGACCACCATGTGCGACTCTCTGAGCCGGTGATGACCGCCGGTGTAGCGGCTGGCGGCGCGGCGGAGGCGTTTTCGCTGCGGCTGGCCGGCAAGACCGAAGGCAAGCCCGCCACTTGGGCTGAAGTCACGCTGGATAAGCCGGGTGAATACGGCGCCGCCTTGCTCAGCTGCCTGATTCACGGCTCCATGAGCGGGCACATTTACGTGGCCGACTCACCTTGGACCGTCAAAACTGATGCGGATGGCATCGCCACCTTCAATGACTTGCCGGACGGTGCCGCCACGGTCAAGGTTTGGCATGGGTCGCAGTTGCTGAGCAAGCCTTTGCTGCCGGTCACGCTCAGTGCCACCCCGGCTCGCGCTTCGGTGCAACTGGATGTGCTCATGCGACGCCGGCGAATATAA
- a CDS encoding group 1 truncated hemoglobin translates to MKKNITALLSALIVTASTLFVAPAFAQSAAATAMASDQLYQTFGAKPGLVKLMDDFMVRLLADPRTGPHFKPANQQRVKDQLVEQFCMVTGGPCVYKGADMKSAHGNLDITKSDFNALVEVLQLSMDAQGIAFSEQNKLLAKLAPMHRDVITVE, encoded by the coding sequence ATGAAAAAAAATATTACGGCCCTTTTGTCCGCCCTGATCGTCACTGCATCAACCTTGTTCGTGGCCCCGGCCTTTGCCCAAAGTGCAGCCGCAACCGCCATGGCCAGCGACCAGCTCTACCAAACGTTTGGCGCCAAGCCGGGGCTGGTCAAGTTGATGGACGACTTCATGGTGCGCTTGCTGGCGGACCCGCGCACCGGTCCGCATTTCAAACCCGCCAATCAACAGCGGGTGAAAGATCAGTTGGTTGAGCAGTTTTGCATGGTCACGGGCGGCCCCTGCGTCTACAAAGGGGCTGACATGAAGAGCGCTCATGGCAACCTGGATATCACGAAGTCAGACTTCAACGCCTTGGTTGAGGTGCTGCAACTGTCGATGGACGCGCAAGGCATTGCCTTCAGCGAGCAAAACAAGCTGCTGGCCAAGTTGGCGCCCATGCACCGTGACGTGATCACAGTGGAGTAG
- a CDS encoding DUF3034 family protein has protein sequence MKKLTTVLLISAAGLAGTVAQADTGKLLLTGGVSSIDGAAGGGLTPWAVIGSNATAGEVGATAFVTRTVTQDYALTGFGAAVGYKDRVEVSLARQDFDASPAIALNGIAAFGVTPSQHVKMDILGVKVKVAGDAVLDSDSLMPQIAIGLEYKTVSPGSLGSVLNFLGAKTEGADFYVSATKLFLGQSILVNATLRNTNANQNGLLGFGSKSPGENGRSWQPEVSVAYLLNKHWAIGAEYRAKPNNLEALGRASGLGDALAEDAWKDIFVAWAPNKNTSVTLAYVDLGRVVPGITGNRSQTGFYLSGQFAF, from the coding sequence ATGAAAAAACTCACGACAGTCTTATTGATTAGCGCCGCCGGGCTGGCTGGCACGGTGGCTCAGGCCGATACCGGCAAACTATTGCTCACGGGCGGCGTCAGTTCGATTGACGGTGCCGCAGGCGGGGGTTTGACGCCTTGGGCCGTGATTGGTTCCAACGCCACGGCAGGAGAGGTGGGCGCCACAGCCTTTGTTACGCGCACCGTCACACAGGACTATGCGCTCACCGGATTCGGGGCAGCCGTGGGTTACAAGGATCGAGTTGAGGTGTCACTTGCCCGTCAAGACTTTGATGCCTCACCTGCCATCGCGCTCAACGGCATTGCCGCCTTTGGTGTGACGCCAAGCCAGCACGTGAAGATGGATATTCTGGGCGTAAAGGTCAAAGTGGCCGGGGATGCCGTACTGGACAGCGACTCGCTCATGCCGCAAATTGCCATTGGCCTGGAGTACAAAACCGTGTCGCCCGGCTCATTGGGCTCGGTGCTGAACTTTTTGGGCGCCAAGACCGAGGGCGCAGACTTTTATGTGAGCGCCACCAAGCTGTTCCTGGGCCAGAGCATTCTGGTTAACGCCACCTTGCGCAACACCAACGCCAACCAGAACGGCTTGCTGGGCTTTGGTTCCAAGTCGCCGGGCGAGAATGGGCGCTCCTGGCAGCCCGAGGTATCGGTGGCCTATTTGTTGAACAAGCATTGGGCCATCGGTGCGGAATACCGTGCCAAACCCAATAACCTGGAAGCGCTGGGCCGCGCATCCGGTCTGGGTGACGCGTTGGCAGAAGACGCGTGGAAAGACATTTTTGTGGCCTGGGCGCCCAACAAAAACACCTCGGTGACGCTGGCTTATGTGGACTTGGGCCGTGTGGTGCCCGGTATCACCGGCAACCGCAGTCAGACCGGTTTCTACCTGTCTGGTCAATTTGCGTTCTAA
- a CDS encoding type I glyceraldehyde-3-phosphate dehydrogenase, translating into MTRRIAINGYGRIGRAFQRALWESGLSDELSVVHINEPADLDSMVYLTRFDSTHGRFPGHVERRDNNLVIGGQSISISHASKPEEVDWAALGIDLLVECSGQYSERSQLNRFINSGVPRLLLSHPGGTASDVDATIVYGVNQHALTGAEQLVSGASCTSNAVVPVLHLLDQQFGIEQVFLNTLHSVMNDQPLADGYHHTDLRRTRSAIQSIIPVSTGLANGVERLLPQLSGRVHAKAIRVPTLNVSAIDLVVNLQRNASTANVNALLEAAAAGPLAGLMAYTEEVHASIDFNHDVHSAIVDASQTYSDGGHLVNLMIWFDNEWGFSNRLIDVARQWLSTKTA; encoded by the coding sequence ATGACTCGACGAATCGCCATCAACGGCTACGGCCGCATCGGCCGCGCGTTCCAGCGTGCGCTTTGGGAGTCCGGCCTCAGCGACGAACTCTCCGTGGTTCACATCAACGAGCCCGCCGACCTGGATTCCATGGTCTACCTCACCCGCTTTGACTCCACCCACGGCCGTTTTCCGGGCCATGTGGAGCGACGCGACAACAATTTGGTCATTGGCGGCCAATCTATTTCCATCAGCCATGCCAGCAAGCCAGAAGAAGTGGACTGGGCCGCCCTGGGCATTGACCTGCTGGTGGAATGCTCCGGCCAGTACAGCGAGCGCAGCCAGCTCAACCGCTTTATCAACTCCGGCGTGCCCCGGCTGTTGCTGTCTCACCCCGGTGGTACCGCCTCTGATGTGGACGCCACCATTGTTTACGGGGTCAACCAACACGCCTTGACGGGCGCTGAACAACTCGTCTCCGGGGCGTCTTGCACCAGCAACGCGGTGGTGCCGGTGCTGCATCTGCTGGACCAACAGTTCGGCATAGAGCAAGTTTTTCTGAACACCCTGCACTCGGTCATGAACGACCAACCCCTGGCCGACGGCTACCACCACACCGACCTGCGCCGCACCCGCTCGGCCATCCAGTCCATCATTCCCGTGTCCACGGGCCTGGCCAACGGGGTTGAGCGCCTGCTGCCTCAATTGAGCGGGCGGGTGCATGCCAAAGCGATTCGTGTGCCCACACTCAACGTGTCGGCCATCGACCTCGTTGTGAACCTGCAGCGCAACGCCAGCACGGCCAATGTCAACGCCCTGCTCGAAGCCGCGGCCGCCGGGCCGTTGGCCGGGCTGATGGCTTACACCGAAGAAGTCCACGCCTCGATTGACTTCAACCACGACGTTCACTCCGCCATCGTCGACGCCAGCCAAACCTACTCAGACGGCGGCCACTTGGTCAACCTGATGATCTGGTTTGACAACGAATGGGGGTTTTCCAACCGCCTAATTGATGTGGCGCGGCAGTGGCTGTCCACGAAGACGGCTTGA